CTTGCAACACGACATGATCCACAAGGAGGTGGAAGTTTACATCGATGACATGATCGTCAAAGCAAAAGAACGGGAGGGACACTTACCAGCACTTAGGAAGTTCTTTGAAAGAATCTGAAAGTATagaatgcgtctcaatccaaCCAAGTGCACGTTTGGGGTCACTGCAGGGAAGATGTTGGGATTCATGATCACTACCCATGGCATTGAAGTAGATCCTTTGAAGATCAAGGCTATTCTGGAAATGGAGCCACCTTGATCTGAGAAGGATGTAAGAAGTTTCCTAGGTAAAGTGCAGTTCATTAGCCGTTTCATCGCTAAGTTGACTTCAACCTGTGAGCCGATATTTCACTTGCTTAAGAAAGTTGTGTCGTTTAAATGGGATGATAAATGCCAAAAAGCTTTTAAAGCAATCCGGACTTTTCTGCAGAACCCACCTGTACTTACGCCGCTCGTGataggaaaacctttgatcctatacttgtcaGTCACCCCGTCTGCAATGGGGTGTATGTTGGCACAGGAAGGAGACGATGGGATTGAAAGGGCTGTTTATTATCTAAGCAAAAAGATGGTTGTATGCGAAGAGCGCTACACCCCGTTAGAAAAGACATACTGGGCACTTGTTTAGGCTTCCAAGAAACTGAGACAATATATCCTAGCATACCCGGTAAGactgatttctcgaatggaccCTCTTAAGTACCTATTTGAGAAGCCAGATCTTACTGGAAAGTTGGCAAGATGGCTGCTCATGTTGATAGAATTTGAGCTCAAATATGTCACCAAAAAGTTAGTGAAAGCAAGAGCCGTTGCAGAATTCTTGGCTGACCACCCCGTCGAGGGGGGTGAGGATGCTGAGTTTGAGTTCCCAGATGAAGATCTGATGACCATAGTTGAGGATGTTTGGAAATTGTACTTTGATGGAGCTGTCAATCAGAGAGGGTTTGGAATTGGCGTGTTTTTTATTTCACCTAAAGGATCACACATTCCACTTGCGTTCAAGCTAAATTTTGAAGTCACCAACAATCAGGCGGAATATGAGGCATGCATTGTAGGCATGGAGGCAGCTATTGAAATTGGTGTAGAGAAATTGGAGGTCGTAGGGGATTCCAACCTGGTCGTATCATAGGCCAACGGTGATTGGAAAGTTAAAGAGGAAAAGCTAAAGCTATACCACCAGGACCTTGAAGACCTCATCCCTCATTTCAACAAAGTGACTTTTACTCATGTACCAAGGCTTAAGAACCAATTTGCAGATGCCCTCGCAACATTGGTGGCCATGGTCGAAATTCCCATTGGTGTGAGATTAAGACCCATCGTAATTGAGCAAAGAGATTCACTGGTATACTAGCATGTTATGGTTGTTGATGAGTCCAACGACGGCCTCCCCTTGTATCATGACATTTGGAAATTTGTGTGAAAGAGGGGAATATCCTATCGAAGCAAGCAAGAAAGACCAGGTAGCTCTCCAAAGACTTGCAGTTCAGTTCATCATCTGTGGAAGGAATTTATATTGAATATCACACTGTGGAATGCATAAGTTATGTTTCCATGGCGTGGAAGCCAAAAGGGTAATGAAAGAGATTCATGAGGGAGTGTGTGGTCCTCATATGAACGGCATGATGCttagaaagaaaattttaaggCAGGGATACTTTTGGTACACCATAGAAACGGAATGCATAGAGTATGTGCGTAGATGTCACaagtgccaaatccatgccaacctTATGCTTGTTTCGCCATCAGAACTACATCAGATGACTTCTCCCTGGCCTTTCTTAGTATGGGGGATCGATGTTATTGGAAGAATTGTGTCGGCGGCGTCCAACGGCCACAAGTTCATCTTAGTTGCCATTGATTATTTCACAAAGTGGGTAGAACCCGCTTCCTACGCAACCCTGACCGCGGTACAAGTCGCACATTTTATCAAGCAGAATGTTATTTACAGGTATGGGGTTCCTTAGGTATTTGTATCAGATAATGGCCACTTCAAAAGCCGTGCAAGGGACGTTTTGGAGGAGTTTCAGATCCAAGTGCACAAGTCAACGGTTTACCGGTTACAAACTAATGGAGCAATAGAAGCAGCAAACAAAATAgtcaaaatgattttggaaaagacCATCCAGTCCTCAACAAATTGGCATGACCAGCTGCCATTAGCATTATGGGGATATTGGATGTCCGTTCGTACTCCAACAGGAGCGATACCCTACTCTCTGGTCTACGGTATGGAGGCCATGCTCCCCATTGAGCTAGAGGTTCTATCTCTTTGAACCATGATCGAATGTGAGGTTGAAGAGGCAAAATGGTTAAGAAATAGATTTGAAGAGCTCATGTTGTTTGACGAATGAAGACTAAGAGCTCTTTACCACATTCAAGGGTATCCACGGAGGATTGCGCGcgcattcaaaaagaaggtgaAACCAAGGGACTTGGCAGAAGGTGAcatgattttgaaagaaattcGAGTGCCGGTTTTCGATCCGCGAGGAAAGTTTCAATCAAAGTGTTCAAGGCCATACATCATCAAAACCATCTTGTCCGGAGGAGCTTCACAGCTTAATGACTTGGATGGAAATGAGTTCTCAACCCTAGTCaacttggatcaactcaaacgctATTACCCCTTatgggcacacgcccctaaaATCTGGttttaaaatcgggtgcgccctttttggaaaaTGCGATGAaatgcttcgattcagagtcgccactcaagTTTTTGTGGTAAACCActcaaggaaccgaacttgaaatgcttgctacattttgattggaaaaggttttgtagactggtccgtcgtcaccttgaGGTTCGAGAGCCAAATTACGAGAGGAGAATGGTTTTAAGGCACCTCTCTtgcccaattcggagatcggtctctactcaagcatttgtaaaacattttattctctctcattaatcgattttttagccaattagggctggggaacagtttaagaggattaaaactgtaacatgttggcaggatgtgataaaatgGTATGCTtgcttattgaaacaattagcataggatgaaaacagactcttgtgggagttttaaacagactggCAGACATAGTTCCAGAGTGACGtgtgcaggaagaaaccagcatgtactgaacaagtcactgcatgctaatCTCACCTGCGTACGCCACTACCAAACTtgcgtacgccagtaagcttAAACCCAcaattcttattttcaaccatttgggctctggaaatgaccaatgcacacccaggacaaaccaagcagtttatatacAATTTATATACAGTTCTAAGTAGTTTTAAATGGGCTCAGAGGCCACTGAAAGAATAGGACACCCCATAGATAGTGTGGAGAATAAAACAAAGGGCAAGGCCTAGTTGTCATGCAAGGGCCAACCACTGGATTGGGCTTGACTAGCGTACGCGGGTAGGGTACTACTGTATGCCTGTTCTAGCCACTTGTCCAGTGCTTGGTTTTGCACTTTCTGGGCTCcgagacatgttcagaaagaTCCTAGAGGCATTCCATAACAGCAAAAATGAAtattaaaaagtaaaactagCAGTTTTAACAAAGAAAAGCAGTAAACTTGTTCTTAGCATGCTCACAGTGAGATATATGgaatgtaaaacagaaaatagctAGACACTGATCCCCACGCAAGTACTGCACATACATCCATGACCGACGTACGCGTACTTAGGACTGGCGTGCGCTAGTTCTAGCCATGCACAGCTTTGAAactttgccagctttagggccaggactggtattgattactagccttgatcttgccagcccccctcagggatcagaacagagagctatcacaaaggtggtatacctttagttttgaatttggaaggTGTTTGAGCTTGAATAGTGGCTTGGATGATGAATGTGGATGGGAGGGAATGTAGTTTAGGTATGCGAgttttgttgttatttacaACCTTTCTTTGGCAAGAAAGGAACAAACAAAGGGGGAAAAAGCTTAGCACTTAGCaaattttggtaaccctttgcacaTGAATGCatgggggtatatatagaggagaagaggaaggtGTAACCAGCCAAAGGTTGCTGGTTGGCTTGGAGTGTGGGCTTCCCTCTCATT
The sequence above is drawn from the Rhododendron vialii isolate Sample 1 chromosome 6a, ASM3025357v1 genome and encodes:
- the LOC131328459 gene encoding uncharacterized protein LOC131328459 translates to MDPLKYLFEKPDLTGKLARWLLMLIEFELKYVTKKLVKARAVAEFLADHPVEGGEDAEFEFPDEDLMTIVEDVWKLYFDGAVNQRGFGIGVFFISPKGSHIPLAFKLNFEVTNNQAEYEANGDWKVKEEKLKLYHQDLEDLIPHFNKVTFTHVPRLKNQFADALATLVAMVEIPIGVRLRPIVIEQRDSLLCFHGVEAKRVMKEIHEGVCGPHMNGMMLRKKILRQGYFWYTIETECIEYVRRCHKCQIHANLMLVSPSELHQMTSPWPFLVWGIDVIGRIVSAASNGHKFILVAIDYFTKWVFVSDNGHFKSRARDVLEEFQIQVHKSTVYRLQTNGAIEAANKIVKMILEKTIQSSTNWHDQLPLALWGYWMSVRTPTGAIPYSLVYGMEAMLPIELEVLSL